CTGGTGGAAGGCCGGCAAGGATTCAACGATATCGTGAACAGCATCACTGAGCCGGGGCCCAATGGCACTACGCCGGAACAGGCGAAGAGCATATTGCGCCAGAAGGAAGCGATGGTGGTCAGCTATTTCAACGACACCTGGGGCATTAATTTTTACAGCCTGCAGACGCGTACACGCACGTCCATCAATGAGCTGGTGAAATAGCAAGGTTAAAGACATTCATTCAAAGCGAAAAATATTTACGGATGCAAAGAGTATTACTTTTTCTACTCGTCACCCTTACCCTTTTTTCCGCATGCCGGAAAGATGATGACCCCGTGTTCGACCAGTCGCCGGATGAGCGGATCAATCAAACGCTGGAGGCTTACCAGACCGCGCTGGCCGGCTCAACCTACGGTTGGAACGCTGTGTTGACGACGGCGAATGGTGTATCCTATCACTTTCATTTCAGCTTTAACGACGCCAACCGGGTGCAGATGTTTGCGGACATCGATACCGTCAGCGCCATTGAGCGGAAAGAAAGCAGCTTCCGCCTGAAAGCCCTGCAACAGCCCGCCCTGCTCTTCGATACCTATTCCTACATCCACGTTCTGGCCGATCCGGACGGCAGTGTGAATGGCGGCGAGTATGGCGCAGGCCTCCGCTCGGATTTCGAGTTTTCCCTGGATACGCTGACAACGGACAGCATCCGGCTTACCGGCCGCTTCAACGGCAGCAGCATGGTGCTGTCAAGAGCCACACAGGAAGATCTGCAGAACTGGTCAGGCGGCGAATGGAAAAAGGCGATGCTGTTTGAATATACCGGGCAATACATCCTGAATTATTTCAGAAGGCTGGTAACCGGCGGCCGTCAATATGAGATCATGGTAAACCCCGTCAGCAGAACGGTCACTTTCACCTGGATAGACGGCAATGGTGTTGTACAGCAGCATACCACGGCGTATTATTTTACCAGTGAAGGCGTGGTGCTGGAATCGCCGTTGACGGACGGCGCCACAACGGTCAGCTCTATCGCGGACATTGTATGGGATGCCAATGCAGGCGTTTTCCGGGTAGATGTGAACGGTGTTACCGCCGCAACGATACAGGGCGCCATTGCCCCGGTGCGTGTAGACCTGGATGGCCCGCAGCGGTGGTGGCAGCGCATGCTTGCTGTGGATGGTTATTGGGTATCGCTGAATGGATTTCATGTAAACGGGGTGGACGATGCCTATGGTCTCCGCAATCTCCCGAATTTTTATTTCCTGCTCTTCTGGCCCGGGTATGGCGCTAATTACGACCTGGCGGGATATGTATTCCTGCAGGGAGGAGGGCTGGCGCTTAACTTCGGTACTGCAACCGCCAGTCCGCCTTTATTTACCGCCAATGGCCGGATCATATTCAATTACCTCGGAGACCTCGGGAACATTCCCGATGAAATGCTGGATGAATACGTGAATACCGCACTTAAATTTATAGACGCGGACGGTTTTTACCTGGTACAGACCAGCACTACGAGCTACGATATGGTGAGCGCAAAAGATGCAAGAACATGGATCACATGGACAGAATAAACAACCTATTTAATAACCAAAATCAATTTATTTTATGAGAAGGATTACGACCCGCATTTTATATGTTTTGCTGATGGGCGCTATGGTATCCATCGCTTCCTGCGGCAAGGACGGAGATACCGGCCCACAGGGTGAACAAGGCCCTCCCGGCCCAACCGGCCCTCCCGGTCCCGGTGGCGCACAGGGTGATCCCGGAACGGCCAATGTTATTTATTCCGGTTGGCTGGATGTAGTATTTGAACCCGTGACGAATGACGCCGGTGATACGCTTGCCTTCAGCGCAGTCATCACAGCGCCGAAACTGACGCAGGAGATACTCAACTCCGGTGAGATCAAGGTGTATATCAACTGGGGAACGGCTACGCAATCACAGATCGATCCCCTGCCGCAGGCCGATCCGTTTTTCGGGACTTATATCACTACTACATTTTCGCTGACGGAGATATTTATGCTGGCGAACTTCGATGCAAGTACGTTTACCGAAGATGGCGCAAAATATCAGCAATACCGTTATATCCTGATCCCGGGCGGCACTACCGCACGTACATCGAAATCTGTAGACTGGAACAATTACAAGGAAGTGCAAGCCTATCTTGGTCTGAAAGACTGAGGCAGGTACAGCAGGACATAAAGCAATTTGGAGTGCGCCGCATGATGAACACCCTTGCAAGCCAAACACTTTTAAGGGAGGACACATGATGGGCGCACTCTGTCATTTAAGGATTTACACAACACATTTCCCTGGTGCAGCTGTTATGAAGCCGTAACGTACAGCAGTCGCCTGACCGCCTAAACCGTCCCTTCTTTTTCGTTATAAAAATACCGCAACGCTCCCGAGGGACATCTCTTCACCTGTTCCACGATCCGCTCCGTCGTTGCCCCGTTTGCATTGATCCAGGGCTTCGCATTAGGATCGAATACCTCCGGCAACTGCGAAGCACATCGCGCCGCATGTTTGCAAAATTCAGGTTTCCATACCACCGTTACTTCACCGTTGCTGTAATGCACTTTCTTCTGTACATCTTCTTCCCTGAACAGGTAGGTGCGCAATTGGATTTCCCCTTCCAGTATCTTCGATACAGGGCAGGCTTTTGCGATCTCCAGCAACCTGCTGCGCTGCTCTTCGGGGAGCGGGTTCCCGAAAGCTATATCCCGGTCGAATACCGTAACCGTCTTGCCCTCCCGGATCTCCTGGTAGAAATTCGCATTCACCGAGATCTGCGGTACATCCCATCCTTTCCGGTCGATATACATCCGCAGGGTGGCGAGCGTACAGGAAGCGAGGGAAGAAACGAGGAGCGTAAAGGGATCGGGGCCGGTATCCTGCCCGCCTGACTTCAGCGGTTCATCCGTGATGAAAGTACCATTGCGCCATTCAATGGTGCATTGATACTTTACCGTGCCAATAGTACCGTGAACCGGTTTTTCCAGCTTGTATTGCATATGATGATTTTAAATTGGGGGAATCCTTATCGCCATCAATTTAGCGAAATTATTGACAGGCGCGGCAAACAGGTACGTAAAAACGCCAAGTGCAGGGGTAAGTTACGACACGCCTTTCTGCTACCTTTGAAAAATGAAGCAAACCTCGGTGGGACGCACACCACAGGTAAGCAGCAGGGAGGGCAGCATCGTTTGTTGCTGTTTGAATTATACTGACAATGAATCATTATGCAGATGAAAACGGTATCTCTTTTAGTGCCTGAGAACGGCGTAGCTGCTGCAGTGGCAGACACCTGGTATCTCTTCACCGCGGTGAACGAATTGCTGAAAGCAGCCGGTCGCCCGGCTTTGTTTAAAGTGCAGCTGGTAGCGCTTTCAAAAGAAGTGGAACTGGCTGGCGGAAAATTTGCGGTGCGGCCGGACCGGGTACTGGCAGATGCAGGGCGGGCGGACCTGGTGATCGTTCCCGCCATTACCGGCAATATGAAAAGCACGCTGAAGAAAAATGCAGCATTCATCCCCTGGCTGCAGCAGCAATATGAAAAAGGCGCGCAGACCGCCAGCCTCTGCACAGGGGCATTCCTGCTGGCCGCCACCGGTCTGCTGGATGGGAAAACCTGCTCCACGCACTGGATGTTCGCGGAGGAATTCCGGAAGATGTTCCCCGCTGTGGAAATGGTGGACGAGAAGATCATCACCGGGCAAAAAGGCCTCTACACCACCGGCGGCGCCAATTCCTACTGGAACCTGCTCATCTACCTCGTGGAGAAATTCACAGACCGGCAAACCGCCATCCTTACCGCCAAATATTTCCTGGTGGAAACAGGCGCGAACAACCAGTCCGCTTTCGTGATATTCAAAGGGCAAAAGGACCATCACGATGATCTTGTTAAAAAAGCGCAACTCTACATCGAGCAACGCTACCGGGAAAGAATAACGGTAGACCAGCTGGCCGAATTGCTGGATATTGGACGCCGCAGCCTGGAACGCAGGTTCCGGAAAGCCACGGCCAATACCCTGATCGAATACATCCAGCGGGTAAAGATCGAGGCTACGAAAGCGGAGCTGGAAGCCGGTGTGCGGCCGGTACGGGAAGTGATGAAAGAAGTAGGTTATACGGATGTGAAGGCATTCCGGGATGTGTTCCGGAAATTCACCGGCATGTCTCCGGTGGATTATAAAGATAAATACAGCAGGGTGCCGGGTTTCCCGCAACCCTGAAATGGTTTTCCCCAAAACACGGCTGCGCATATGGCAGGCGGTGGATGGCCTCCAGGGCCGATCTGATGAGGGTTTCCCCCGTTGCACGCATGAGCAAAGATCGCAGCAAAAGAATCGCCGGTGACGGTCAGCACCATACTATGACCGGATGTTATCGTTTTATTTGAGCGCTCCGCAACCCACCCTTTTCCACTTGGAATACTGTTTTTTCAAGATAATGCTTTGAATTGCCAAAGAATTTCCACAATTTTCGGTTACGTACACGAATTTCATGCAGCGCGATCATTAAAACGCACCGCCTGCAAACCCAAATAAAATTCTGCATAAATGGAAAACTCCCGCAGGGCATTTGTCCGCAAAGCTTTAAAGGGCGCCGCAGCCGTTGCGATCGGTGGTGTGCTGCCAAGCATCAGCGCCCGCAGTTATGCCGCCATCATCGGGGCCAACGAACGTGTTCGCGTAGCCGTTATGGGCGTGAATGCCCGCGGCCTCGCACTGGGCTCCAATTTCGCGAAACAATCAGATTGCGAAGTGCTCTACTCCTGTGATGTGGACAGCAGGGCATCGGACAAGTTCATCGGCGCCGTGGAAAAGATCACCGGCAAACGCCCGAAGGCTGCGCCTGATTTCAGGAAAGCGCTGGAAGACAAGGCACTTGATGCGCTCGTTGTAGCCGCTCCGGACCACTGGCATGCGCCGGCCGCGCTGTTGGCCGCAAAAGCGGGCAAACATGTGTACCTGGAAAAGCCCTGCAGCCACAATCCCCATGAAGGCGAACTGCTGGTAGCAGCGAGGGCGAAATATGGAAAAGTGATGCAGATGGGGAACCAGCGCCGGTCCTGGCCTAACGTAATAGCCGCGGTCAGCGAACTGAAAGCCGGGGCTATCGGCAGGTGCTACTTCGCAAAAACATGGTACACCAATAACCGCGCGTCCATCGGGAAAGGCAAGGAAACCGCCGTACCATCCTGGCTGAACTATGATCTGTGGCAGGGCCCCGCTCCCCGCGAGCGCTTCCGCGATAATATCATTCATTACAACTGGCACTGGTTCTGGAACTGGGGCACCGGCGAAGCGCTGAACAACGGCACCCATATGGTGGACGTTGCCCGCTGGGGGCTGGGCGTGGATTATCCCGTCCGTGTCAACTCTTCCGGCGGCCGCTATCATTATAACGATGACTGGGAAACGCCGGATACGCAG
This genomic stretch from Chitinophaga sp. XS-30 harbors:
- a CDS encoding DUF4302 domain-containing protein, which encodes MQRVLLFLLVTLTLFSACRKDDDPVFDQSPDERINQTLEAYQTALAGSTYGWNAVLTTANGVSYHFHFSFNDANRVQMFADIDTVSAIERKESSFRLKALQQPALLFDTYSYIHVLADPDGSVNGGEYGAGLRSDFEFSLDTLTTDSIRLTGRFNGSSMVLSRATQEDLQNWSGGEWKKAMLFEYTGQYILNYFRRLVTGGRQYEIMVNPVSRTVTFTWIDGNGVVQQHTTAYYFTSEGVVLESPLTDGATTVSSIADIVWDANAGVFRVDVNGVTAATIQGAIAPVRVDLDGPQRWWQRMLAVDGYWVSLNGFHVNGVDDAYGLRNLPNFYFLLFWPGYGANYDLAGYVFLQGGGLALNFGTATASPPLFTANGRIIFNYLGDLGNIPDEMLDEYVNTALKFIDADGFYLVQTSTTSYDMVSAKDARTWITWTE
- a CDS encoding (4Fe-4S)-binding protein translates to MQYKLEKPVHGTIGTVKYQCTIEWRNGTFITDEPLKSGGQDTGPDPFTLLVSSLASCTLATLRMYIDRKGWDVPQISVNANFYQEIREGKTVTVFDRDIAFGNPLPEEQRSRLLEIAKACPVSKILEGEIQLRTYLFREEDVQKKVHYSNGEVTVVWKPEFCKHAARCASQLPEVFDPNAKPWINANGATTERIVEQVKRCPSGALRYFYNEKEGTV
- a CDS encoding GlxA family transcriptional regulator gives rise to the protein MKTVSLLVPENGVAAAVADTWYLFTAVNELLKAAGRPALFKVQLVALSKEVELAGGKFAVRPDRVLADAGRADLVIVPAITGNMKSTLKKNAAFIPWLQQQYEKGAQTASLCTGAFLLAATGLLDGKTCSTHWMFAEEFRKMFPAVEMVDEKIITGQKGLYTTGGANSYWNLLIYLVEKFTDRQTAILTAKYFLVETGANNQSAFVIFKGQKDHHDDLVKKAQLYIEQRYRERITVDQLAELLDIGRRSLERRFRKATANTLIEYIQRVKIEATKAELEAGVRPVREVMKEVGYTDVKAFRDVFRKFTGMSPVDYKDKYSRVPGFPQP
- a CDS encoding Gfo/Idh/MocA family protein; its protein translation is MENSRRAFVRKALKGAAAVAIGGVLPSISARSYAAIIGANERVRVAVMGVNARGLALGSNFAKQSDCEVLYSCDVDSRASDKFIGAVEKITGKRPKAAPDFRKALEDKALDALVVAAPDHWHAPAALLAAKAGKHVYLEKPCSHNPHEGELLVAARAKYGKVMQMGNQRRSWPNVIAAVSELKAGAIGRCYFAKTWYTNNRASIGKGKETAVPSWLNYDLWQGPAPRERFRDNIIHYNWHWFWNWGTGEALNNGTHMVDVARWGLGVDYPVRVNSSGGRYHYNDDWETPDTQIINLEFANNTFISWEGRSCNGRPVEGSSVGVAFYGENGSLVIDGGNSYTIYDLKNKVVKAAKNDIEIDARNNMNPSEQLDALHIQNFFDGIRKGTALHSDIVSGHQSTLLVQLGNIAQRTGRTLNIDPKTGRIKDDPGALEYWSRKYEPGWEPSV